A single window of Debaryomyces hansenii CBS767 chromosome F complete sequence DNA harbors:
- a CDS encoding DEHA2F11594p (similar to uniprot|P47108 Saccharomyces cerevisiae YJR041C URB2 Nucleolar protein required for normal metabolism of the rRNA primary transcript proposed to be involved in ribosome biogenesis) gives MDTLNTAEGVTRFLRAKGGSLDKIVLTANQILDDTINVHLPNKHIFIFDLLCDRFNDNNHFKNWKYDTQCWILFRKVWIGLDNDKISRNRSMKKLKFVDLLTNILKNSNQKADVKLLENVMQTTNIVMNDFYIEIDDNSSINLLASYVTSLNHLYNEINFSDEIINDWTDVIYKLYQIPQLNVNYKYSKKSVTKFFGEFIPPALHFIKSEEEKSNLSQSKTIIQNIICKVIFNKDSIGGLKGNIELLLSKYANDISFESLKYLFVLVINNLSSKDMKLCEEVFLSIINTKKFNQMSETLLEILSSVNKSLSTEFFSSIYDKEVKSNSKNNINWSLVIHLFNLDIELAMNNAEEVLSNIPSSVNSKTILDIGKSVAEAYIKAREFVEFFQNIWINIIRKASIWRSSEFIDIISSKINNLSTNQLNILLSFSFGQSDALPLTNSIIKGLLICPLNKVESVKKLLLSQSKLFTEPTSSFWEIRFYILCLYNEEVLENNPKFISYVSNSPVCSSEYYYYTIFRLIEITGNDGSFNQYNKDFVKYLKTLKSDKIRYVLMTLFNRWLVLIDKFFSKSQTLEIMRLYLNQLDFGSYLLNYFENNGDVFFEQRNMVDALLIILIENFANGINDGSVGFINLISVIPVQCFDKYSKKKLIDAIFGSFSCSQDNDVNVSSRVALRHLLIQPSFKSSIELDFKLSLKLMETSVQTSLQLSNEILQSIWNQNLSQYSVETNKTYILESIQYLNDFFKGFKTKNILELPSEFQAALVIILTNTKHKNTDNNLEGMIKALINLFVKTTKELLHKIIESKKNINYEIVCWLLNSLYLTSSDDSEEAHDIRSLIKMIGQKLPSAHNDQINKVRVILFKLLTNVSGPSFNDAVFISSLFISLDVKFGADIDEMTMALMSYLDKISANEDDFKMFYEFVLHSVNTEEDPRYMSSLVRITNSLIKSLNREYQADCTTLFIKTLSVFLTQYKLISLSGHNSIVSILSTLKTSLSGMTWCFNQYALETTISLITRVSYSLSEPEFAKLEHVVDIYIQLTHVMSNILLFHRFKLSSRHHIIINACVSLLAPLSIKNLKSENNYLSSSTKATGAYSRLLSNLCEPSNTSSKEMVQSSLNSTSALIKRSLRKHLPILLLNYINIALKNNFKSEVNDELMGGIFSIFNVLSQTELRLVSSSLDIPGKTYYRTLYADYKEHGKWKDE, from the coding sequence ATGGATACATTGAATACAGCAGAAGGCGTAACACGTTTTCTAAGAGCGAAAGGTGGCTCGTTGGACAAGATTGTATTAACTGCAAATCAAATTCTAGATGACACTATAAACGTCCACTTGCCTAACAAACacattttcatcttcgaTTTGTTATGCGATAGATTCAACGATAACAACCACTTTAAGAACTGGAAATACGATACCCAATGCTGGATCTTATTCAGAAAAGTATGGATAGGCttagataatgataaaatatctaGGAATAGATCGATGAAAAAGCTAAAATTCGTTGATTTACTTACAAACATATTAAAAAACTCTAATCAAAAAGCAGACGTCAAGCTATTGGAAAATGTGATGCAAACAACTAATATAGTCATGAACGATTTTtacattgaaattgatgacaATTCGTCGATTAACTTACTTGCATCCTACGTTACGTctttaaatcatttatacaacgaaatcaatttcagtGACGAAATTATCAACGACTGGACCGATGTAATCTACAAACTTTATCAAATACCTCAACTCAACGTTAACTATAAGTATAGTAAGAAGAGTGTAACCAAATTCTTCGGAGAATTTATTCCACCAGCATTACATTTTATCAAAagcgaagaagaaaaatctAACTTATCTCAGTCTAAAACTATAATTCAGAACATAATATGCAAAGTGATATTTAATAAGGATTCAATTGGTGGCTTGAAGGGAAACATCGAATTGCTTTTATCTAAATATGCTAATGATATTTCGTTCGAATCACTCAAGTATTTGTTCGTTTTGGTTATAAACAACTTATCAAGCAAAGATATGAAACTATGTGAAGAGGTTTTCCTCTCTATAATCAACACTAAAAAGTTCAATCAAATGTCTGAAACATTgttagaaatattatcaagtgtcaataaatcattatcaactGAATTTTTCTCGTCGATCTATGATAAAGAAGTTAAATCTAATTCTAAAAATAACATAAACTGGAGTTTGGTCATccatttattcaatttggaTATCGAATTGGCAATGAATAATGCCGAAGAGGTTCTCTCAAATATACCAAGTAGTGTGAACAGTAAAACTATATTAGATATTGGTAAAAGCGTAGCAGAGGCCTACATTAAAGCAAGGGAGTTTGTTGagttttttcaaaatatttggattaatATAATTCGTAAAGCTTCAATTTGGAGATCTAGTGAATTCATTGATATCATCTCAagcaaaatcaataacttGTCCACGAATCAGTTGAACATATTGTTATCGTTTTCATTTGGACAGAGTGATGCCTTACCTTTGACAAATTCCATTATTAAAGGTTTGTTGATTTGCCCATTAAATAAAGTTGAATCTGTCAAGAAGCTCCTACTTAGTCAAAGTAAACTATTCACTGAACCGACAAGTAGCTTCTGGGAAATTAGATTCTATATTTTGTGTTTGTATAATGAAGAGGTATTGGAAAACAACCCGAAGTTTATCTCCTATGTTTCCAATTCACCTGTCTGTTCCTcagaatattattattataccaTATTTCGTCTTATCGAAATTACAGGAAATGATGGATCGTTTAaccaatataataaagacTTCgttaaatatttgaagacCTTGAAATCAGATAAGATTCGTTATGTGCTTATGACTTTATTTAATAGATGGTTGGTACTAATTGACAAATTCTTTTCGAAATCACAAACTCTTGAAATCATGAGgttatatttgaatcaattagATTTTGGATCATATCTTTTGAACtactttgaaaataatggtGACGTTTTTTTTGAACAGAGGAACATGGTTGATGCTTTactaattatattaattgaaaactttGCTAACGGAATAAATGACGGCTCAGTTGGTTTTATCAACTTGATATCGGTTATCCCAGTTCAATGCTTTGATAAGTATTCCAAGAAAAAGTTAATCGACGCGATATTTGGATCATTTAGTTGCTCCCAAGATAATGACGTTAATGTGTCTTCCAGGGTTGCCTTAAGGcatttattaattcaacCCTcttttaaatcatcaattgaattgGATTTCAAGTTatcattaaaattaatggaaACATCGGTACAAACTTCATTACAATTATCTAATGAAATCCTACAATCTATCTGGAACCAAAATTTAAGCCAGTACAGCGTGGAAACAAACAAAACCTATATCTTGGAATCGATTCAgtatttgaatgatttcttcaaaggttttaaaacaaagaatattttggaGCTACCGTCAGAATTTCAAGCAGCATTAGTCATTATTTTGACTAATACAAAGCATAAGAATACTGACAATAACCTTGAGGGAATGATAAAAGCATTAATTAACCTTTTTGTAAAGACCACAAAAGAACTTTTACATAAGATAATTGAAAGcaagaagaatataaacTACGAAATTGTCTGTTGGTTGTTAAACTCGCTATACTTAACATCAAGTGATGATAGTGAGGAAGCACACGATATCCGTTCCTTAATTAAGATGATCGGACAGAAATTGCCCTCGGCCCATAATGatcaaattaataaagttagagtaatattattcaaattattaacgAACGTATCAGGGCCTTCGTTTAATGATGCGGTCTTCATTTCAAGTTTATTTATCTCGTTAGACGTGAAATTCGGGGCTGATATTGATGAGATGACAATGGCTTTGATGTCATATCTTGACAAAATTTCTgcaaatgaagatgattttaaAATGTTCTATGAATTTGTATTGCATTCAGTCAATACTGAAGAGGATCCCAGATACATGTCTTCGTTGGTAAGAATCACCAACTCGTTGATCAAATCTTTAAACAGAGAATATCAGGCGGATTGTACcactttatttattaagaCGTTATCAGTGTTTTTGACACAATACAAGTTGATTTCGTTATCTGGACATAACTCTATAGTTTCCATATTGTCGACTTTGAAAACAAGCTTAAGTGGCATGACCTGGTGCTTCAACCAATATGCGTTGGAAACTACGATATCTTTAATAACAAGAGTTTCGTACTCTTTAAGTGAACCTGAATTCGCCAAATTGGAACATGTtgttgatatatatattcaattaacCCATGTTatgtcaaatattttgctttTCCATAGGTTCAAGTTATCATCTCGTCAtcatattataattaacGCATGCGTTTCTTTGTTGGCACCTCTTTCGATCAAAAATCTCAAATCTGAAAATAATTACTTATCATCATCTACAAAGGCTACAGGTGCATATTCCCGTTTGTTAAGCAATTTATGTGAACCATCAAATACATCATCAAAGGAAATGGTGCAATCTTCATTGAACTCTACATCCGCATTGATCAAAAGATCACTCAGAAAGCATTTACCAATACTTTTGTTAAactatattaatattgcattgaagaacaatttcaaaagtgaagttaatgatgaattaatgGGTGGTATATTTAGTATTTTTAACGTTCTTTCTCAAACTGAATTGCGACTTGTTAGTTCCTCGCTAGATATTCCTGGAAAAACATATTATAGAACTTTATACGCAGATTATAAAGAACATGGTAAGTGGAAGGATGAATAA
- a CDS encoding DEHA2F11638p (highly similar to uniprot|P25515 Saccharomyces cerevisiae YEL027W CUP5 Proteolipid subunit of the vacuolar H()-ATPase V0 sector (subunit c dicyclohexylcarbodiimide binding subunit) required for vacuolar acidification and important for copper and iron metal ion homeostasis): MSDLCPVYAPFFGSMGCAAAIVFTCFGASYGTAKSGVGICATCVLRPDLLVKNIVPVIMAGIIAIYGLVVSVLVTDSLKQKQALYTGFIQLGAGLSVGLSGLAAGFAIGIVGDAGVRGTAQQPRLFVGMILILIFAEVLGLYGLIVALLLNSRATQDVTC, from the exons ATGTCTGATTTATG TCCTGTTTACGCTCCTTTCTTTGGATCCATGGGTTGTGCTGCAGCCATTGTGTTCACCTGTTTTGGTGCCTCTTACGGTACTGCTAAGTCAGGAGTTGGTATTTGTGCCACCTGTGTGTTGAGACCAGATTTATTGGTTAAAAACATTGTTCCAGTTATTATGGCGGGTATTATTGCCATTTATGGGTTGGTTGTGTCAGTGTTAGTTACCGACTCATTGAAGCAAAAACAAGCCTTATACACCGGTTTCATTCAATTAGGAGCTGGTTTGTCAGTCGGATTATCTGGATTGGCAGCTGGTTTCGCCATTGGAATTGTTGGTGATGCCGGTGTCAGAGGTACTGCGCAACAACCAAGATTATTCGTTGGtatgattttaattttgattttcgCCGAAGTCTTAGGTTTATACGGTTTGATTGTCGCTTTATTGTTGAACTCTAGAGCTACTCAAGATGTCACTTGTTAA
- a CDS encoding DEHA2F11572p (similar to uniprot|P37020 Saccharomyces cerevisiae YJR040W GEF1 Chloride channel localized to late- or post-Golgi vesicles involved in iron metabolism), translating to MSSDRYSDSGSEVLRNRETGEWINQQNVREVKRFDEFTTIDWVEDELCEHWKRLSKNRSINSRATSFKDKLISATQNWFVLGFMGIVIGLIAGCLNIITAWLTSIRMGHCSGNFYLNETFCCWDQDEDKCTNWVSWSQIGFFNYIIYVIISVSLAYSAAILVKKYAPSAAGSGISEIKCIVSGFVMKGFLGWWTLLIKSVGLPLAIASGLSVGKEGPSVHYAVCVGNSIAKLFGKYRKSATKAREFLTATSAAGVAVAFGSPMGGVLFSIEDISTVFQLSTIWKSYFCSLIAVTTLAALNPFRTGQLVMFEVTYNTNWHYFEIPFYIILGIFGGVYGIVVSKFNLRVVAFRKKYLSNMAVREVIILSSLTACFCYFNEFLRLDMTETMQILFNECDAGSEHAICNPNSKKVSIFMSLIFATVARMVLTIFTYGCKVPAGIFVPSMATGATFGRALGMIVEKIQQSNKESSIFSTCPANGDKCIIPGTYAFLGAAAALSGITHLTVTVVIIMFELTGALRYIIPTMIVVAITKSINDKYGKGGIAEQMIKFNGLPLIESKEEYRFNTTVKSAMSNITVAFPSDESESISLNQLKKLLTKTTYSGFPIIQSTAHPRVIGYITRADIKYNLENTVSVGDSVKCNFNSEQSQDSEDHIEFGAVVNRHPFTVNVTTTLEYVLDVFVKLGPGFILVEQEGLLVGIITRKDILRYEYSVHAMHSNKDLESAHAAFDERVWHLMNYFATALKKNIGKLLHNDEYRYIH from the coding sequence ATGCTGTCTGATAGGTATAGCGATTCCGGCAGTGAGGTGTTGAGGAATAGAGAAACAGGTGAATGGATAAATCAGCAGAATGTACGAGAGGTGAAGAgatttgatgaattcacAACGATAGATTGGGTAGAAGATGAACTTTGTGAACATTGGAAAAGGTTATCCAAGAATAGAAGCATTAATAGTAGGGCTACATCATTTAAAGATAAACTTATCTCAGCAACGCAGAATTGGTTTGTGCTAGGATTTATGGGTATAGTGATAGGATTGATCGCAGGGTGCTTGAATATCATAACGGCCTGGCTAACGAGCATACGAATGGGTCATTGTTCGGGTAATTTCTATTTGAATGAGACATTTTGTTGCTGGGATCAGGACGAAGATAAGTGTACTAATTGGGTCAGTTGGTCTCAGATCGGATTTTTCAACTATATCATTTATGTAATAATATCGGTTCTGCTAGCGTATTCAGCAGCGATCTTAGTCAAAAAATATGCTCCAAGTGCAGCCGGTTCAGGGATATCGGAAATCAAGTGTATTGTTTCGGGTTTCGTCATGAAAGGCTTTTTAGGGTGGTGGACATTACTAATTAAGAGTGTAGGCTTACCACTAGCGATAGCTTCCGGTCTAAGTGTTGGTAAAGAAGGACCTAGTGTACACTATGCCGTATGTGTGGGTAattcaattgcaaaattgtttggaaaatatagaaaaagtGCTACTAAAGCTAGAGAATTTTTAACGGCCACATCAGCAGCAGGCGTGGCAGTTGCGTTTGGTTCACCAATGGGTGGAGTGTTGTTTTCGattgaagatatttcaacGGTATTTCAACTTTCTACGATTTGGAAGTCGTACTTCTGTTCTTTGATTGCAGTCACCACATTGGCTGCCTTAAATCCGTTCAGAACAGGTCAATTAGTAATGTTTGAAGTAACGTATAATACTAATTGgcattattttgaaataccGTTTTACATTATTTTAGGTATTTTTGGAGGAGTCTATGGTATTGTTGTATCAAAGTTCAACCTTCGAGTTGTTGCTTTTCGTAAAAAGTACTTATCCAATATGGCGGTGAGAGAGGTAATAATACTTTCTTCCCTAACTGCTTGCTTTTGttattttaatgaattcttaAGATTAGACATGACAGAAACTATGCAAATACTATTCAATGAATGTGATGCTGGCTCAGAACATGCAATTTGCAACCCAAATTCCAAGAAGGtatcaatatttatgtcattaatatttgctACTGTCGCCAGAATGGTCCTAACTATATTTACTTATGGCTGCAAGGTTCCAGCGGGTATATTTGTTCCATCAATGGCAACTGGGGCTACGTTTGGACGGGCACTTGGCATGATAGTGGAAAAGATACAACAGAGTAACAAggaatcatcaatattttcaacgTGTCCTGCTAATGGGGATAAATGCATTATTCCTGGAACGTATGCTTTCTTGGGTGCAGCAGCAGCATTGAGTGGTATAACTCATTTGACAGTAACAGTTGTAATCATCATGTTTGAGTTAACTGGCGCGTTGCGTTACATTATTCCAACAATGATAGTTGTCGCCATCACCAAAAGtatcaatgataaatatgGTAAGGGTGGAATAGCGGAACAAATGATAAAGTTCAATGGATTGCCATTAATCGAATCGAAGGAGGAGTATAGATTTAACACAACAGTGAAAAGTGCTATGTCAAATATCACTGTTGCTTTTCCAAGTGATGAATCGGAAAGTATCTCATTGAATCAGTtaaagaagttattgaCAAAAACGACCTATAGTGGGTTCCCAATTATTCAATCCACAGCTCATCCTCGGGTTATTGGATATATTACGCGAGCTGACATAAAATACAATCTTGAGAATACCGTAAGTGTCGGTGACAGTGTTAAATGCAATTTTAATTCTGAACAAAGTCAGGATTCAGAAGATCACATAGAATTTGGCGCCGTTGTTAATAGACACCCATTTACAGTCAATGTCACTACTACCTTAGAGTATGTCTTGGATGTCTTTGTGAAATTAGGACCCGGATTTATATTGGTGGAACAAGAAGGGTTACTTGTTGGAATAATCACGAGAAAGGACATTCTCAGATATGAATATAGTGTACATGCAATGCATTCCAATAAAGATTTGGAGTCTGCTCATGCCGCATTTGATGAAAGGGTTTGGCATCTCATGAACTATTTTGCAACTGCGctcaagaaaaatatagGTAAACTACTTCATAACGACGAATATCGATATATACATTAG
- a CDS encoding small nucleolar ribonucleoprotein SNU13 (highly similar to uniprot|P39990 Saccharomyces cerevisiae YEL026W SNU13 RNA binding protein part of U3 snoRNP involved in rRNA processing part of U4/U6-U5 tri-snRNP involved in mRNA splicing similar to human 15.5K protein) yields the protein MSAPNPKAFPLADSALTQQILDVVQQSQNLRQLKKGANEATKTLNRGISEFIIMAADTEPIEILLHLPLLCEDKNVPYVFVPSKTALGRACGVSRPVIAASVTTNEASAMKNQIYGIKDKIETLLI from the coding sequence ATGTCTGCTCCAAACCCAAAGGCTTTTCCTTTAGCTGATTCTGCATTAACACAACAAATCTTGGATGTTGTCCAACAATCTCAAAACTTGAgacaattgaagaaaggTGCTAACGAAGCTACCAAGACCTTGAACAGAGGTATTTctgaattcatcatcatgGCTGCTGATACCGAACCAATTGAAATCTTGTTACACTTGCCATTATTGTGTGAAGATAAGAACGTTCCATACGTTTTTGTCCCATCGAAGACTGCATTAGGTAGAGCTTGTGGTGTTTCCAGACCAGTCATTGCTGCATCTGTCACTACCAACGAAGCTTCTGCTATGAAGAACCAAATCTACGGTATCAAGGATAAGATTGAAACTTTGTTAATCTAG
- a CDS encoding DEHA2F11660p (weakly similar to uniprot|P46673 Saccharomyces cerevisiae YJR042W NUP85 Subunit of the Nup84p subcomplex of the nuclear pore complex (NPC) required for assembly of the subcomplex and also for formation of the nucleocytoplasmic Gsp1p concentration gradient that plays a role in nuclear trafficking), with product MGDQEPSTLSQKFDDIEMLEIPDDSASSETESFSDSSASEPLKDKPSKQDYIRLQDWLKSDDVIEFQFDSGQYKDSLTQNDVSKSYTKYINSLFKIIEGFTNDDITRIDLEDDEDPIGLISTSAKFGNSARKAQRMHKIDEAFTKIVENLTQYIHDIESIGVDDETTEQFYYLLSILDCLHANYFCSDTRMKPESIAKWINRFDYKPDKELVESVMVNSPKPYTHPQFWNTYLSQLITRGLLTQAIAAIEKSQYEELEENAPELFSVIQDFSMLLKNYTSMSMKHQFHEWKLSCCEFRDLFSKFKANITDSKDLIILNQIYDLLCILTGLPKTIAIHCDKWYEIYTALSLYQVRDDDKLFKDYFNVAISEKPPALIEDSDVLSIISEQCFVNILEEKFLKMLVSVDTIDSATAAYVARLLELKGLLNNYYSAINSKDLQELINRKTISEYLLTTHAYQCLNSHYLVPVGIGLLSNNDISSSSQSSVNNRNTISEFLPHYECKTNDDLEWTLTICAKLNLIHTARKLYQVYGNKSLKDGYLYESLNMFVNCYDPDSMTNESNEGMKQVHHIIWDIVFQDSLVNNRPIKDELINNIICHKVDTGFEIHPVIRQCLSPYAVLVEFFKSLEQSRSTTAMDNLSKLVHLIRFNHLPKKFYPLLLCQIIPFLIDSGMKFQLPDLIVIIELIDTFEFQANDDEYTEGESLYKYSISNIENTTESYDWRNILQKSGNTLPKDLKSLIKLLRNEVVAKIGKVYVDHM from the coding sequence atgGGTGATCAAGAACCATCGACTTTGAGTCAGAAGTTTGATGACATTGAGATGTTGGAAATTCCAGATGACTCAGCATCTTCAGAAACAGAATCGTTCAGCGATAGTTCCGCATCAGAACCATTGAAAGATAAACCTTCAAAACAAGACTATATAAGATTGCAAGATTGGTTAAAGTCAGATGATGTTATTGAGTTTCAATTTGATTCAGGACAATATAAGGACAGTTTGACCCAAAATGATGTTTCAAAGTCGTATACTAAATATATAAACTCATTgttcaaaataattgaaggatttacaaatgatgatattacCCGAATTGATTTAGAAGATGACGAGGATCCTATTGGATTGATTAGCACTTCTGcaaaatttggaaatagTGCCAGGAAAGCGCAAAGAATGCATAAAATCGATGAAGCATTTActaaaattgttgaaaactTAACTCAATACATACACGATATAGAAAGCATTGGCGTTGATGACGAGACAACAGaacaattttattatttattgagTATACTAGACTGTCTTCATGCTAATTACTTTTGTTCTGATACTAGAATGAAGCCAGAATCGATAGCTAAGTGGATTAATAGATTTGATTATAAACCTGATAAAGAATTGGTGGAGTCTGTTATGGTAAACTCCCCTAAGCCTTATACTCATCCCCAATTTTGGAATACTTACTTATCGCAACTAATCACTAGAGGTCTACTCACTCAAGCAATTGCTGCAATAGAGAAATCACAATATGAAGAGTTAGAGGAAAATGCTCCAGAGTTGTTCTCAGTTATACAAGACTTCTCAATGTTATTAAAAAACTATACTAGTATGTCCATGAAACATCAATTTCATGAGTGGAAACTATCCTGTTGTGAGTTTAGAGATTTGTTTCTGAAATTTAAAGCCAACATAACTGACTCAAAAGATTTAATCATCcttaatcaaatttatgatttattatgCATACTTACTGGCTTACCTAAAACAATTGCTATACATTGCGATAAATGGTATGAAATATATACGGCATTGTCTTTATATCAAGTTAgagatgatgataaattatttaaagattACTTTAATGTTGCAATTAGTGAGAAGCCTCCTGCTTTGATTGAAGATAGTGATGTTTTAAGTATAATAAGTGAGCAATGCtttgttaatattttagaagaaaaattcttaaaaATGTTGGTATCTGTTGACACAATCGACTCCGCTACTGCTGCATATGTTGCAAGATTGCTTGAGCTTAAAGgattattgaacaattattaTTCCGCCATAAACTCTAAGGatttacaagaattaattaacaGGAAAACTATTTCAGAATACTTATTGACTACACATGCATACCAATGCTTAAACTCACATTATTTAGTACCCGTTGGGATTGGGTTGCTATCTAATAACGATATTTCTAGTTCCTCACAATCATCCGTCAACAATCGTAATACAATATCAGAGTTCTTACCGCATTATGAATGCAAAACTAATGATGACTTAGAATGGACTTTGACAATATGTGCCAAATTGAACTTAATTCACACTGCTCGAAAGTTGTACCAGGTTTACGGAAACAAATCATTGAAGGATGGCTATCTTTATGAGTCTCTAAATATGTTTGTTAATTGCTATGATCCAGATTCGATGACTAATGAGTCAAATGAGGGTATGAAGCAAGTTCATCATATTATCTGGGATATCGTCTTTCAAGATAGTTTGGTGAATAATAGACCGATTAAGGATgagttaataaataatattatatgtCATAAAGTTGATACTGGCTTTGAAATACATCCTGTCATAAGGCAATGTCTTTCACCATACGCTGTTTTAGtggaatttttcaaatcgTTGGAGCAATCACGCAGTACCACTGCTATGGAtaatttatccaaattaGTGCATTTAATAAGATTTAATCACTTACCTAAAAAATTTTACCCACTATTATTATGTCAGATTATCCCTTTCTTAATCGACTCGGGTATGAAGTTCCAATTGCCGGACTTAATTGTAATcattgaattgattgatacatttgaatttcaagctaatgatgatgaatacACAGAGGGCGAAAgcttatataaatattcgaTCAGCAATATCGAAAATACAACCGAGAGCTACGACTGGAGAAATATCTTGCAAAAAAGTGGCAATACCTTGCCCAAAGATCTCAAGTCTTTAATAAAACTATTAAGAAACGAAGTGGTTGCTAAAATTGGTAAGGTATACGTAGACCACatgtaa